A window of the Sulfitobacter sp. THAF37 genome harbors these coding sequences:
- a CDS encoding NAD(P)H-binding protein, whose translation MTGASGQLGRQVVDLLVQAGAGPVIAISRTPDKLADLAGKRVEAREGDFNDPASLEAAFAGGKRLLIISTDDLEPGKRLAAHSNAIAAAKTVGIDHIVYTSFAGPVAESPIGFAQDHEGTEKLITESGADHTILRNNMYTDFLLMGGQQSVAMGTHFSAAADGKTGYVTRADCARAAAAALMKATGRETLDITGPETVSQAEVAAILSEIAGKEIPYVALPAEDLVQAMIANGLPEFMARVFASFDEAIAQGYLDVASGDLESLTGKPGQSVADFLAANRAALLQAPQEQ comes from the coding sequence GTGACCGGCGCGTCCGGACAACTTGGCCGGCAGGTGGTCGACCTGCTGGTTCAGGCAGGTGCCGGGCCGGTCATCGCGATCTCGCGCACTCCCGACAAGCTTGCCGATCTGGCGGGAAAAAGAGTCGAGGCGCGCGAGGGCGATTTCAACGACCCGGCTTCTCTTGAAGCAGCCTTCGCGGGCGGCAAGCGTCTCCTCATCATCTCCACCGACGATCTGGAGCCGGGCAAGCGGCTCGCAGCTCATTCCAATGCGATTGCTGCGGCCAAGACGGTAGGTATCGACCACATCGTCTATACCTCCTTCGCAGGCCCAGTCGCGGAAAGTCCAATCGGATTCGCTCAAGACCACGAAGGGACCGAGAAGCTGATCACGGAAAGTGGGGCGGATCATACGATCCTGCGCAACAATATGTACACCGACTTTCTGTTGATGGGCGGCCAGCAGAGCGTCGCCATGGGCACGCATTTCTCCGCCGCAGCAGATGGCAAGACCGGATATGTGACACGCGCGGATTGCGCCCGTGCCGCAGCCGCGGCGCTAATGAAAGCTACGGGAAGGGAGACCCTCGATATCACCGGGCCGGAGACGGTCAGCCAGGCCGAGGTCGCGGCGATCTTGTCCGAAATTGCGGGTAAGGAAATCCCCTATGTCGCCCTGCCCGCCGAGGATCTGGTGCAGGCGATGATCGCAAATGGACTGCCGGAGTTCATGGCGAGGGTCTTTGCCTCCTTCGACGAAGCAATCGCGCAGGGCTATCTCGATGTGGCCAGCGGCGATCTCGAATCGCTCACCGGCAAGCCCGGACAGTCGGTGGCCGATTTCCTGGCCGCTAACCGCGCGGCGCTTCTTCAGGCGCCGCAGGAACAATAA
- a CDS encoding luciferase family protein produces MFKQKAFALPFVERCRSGISVPGAEALVLPRPHACGPREAFMIGREFAHVHPAYDGSSHMMLPLAAVEELIAKGWGEQHPMASAGYIPANAIMAFAPRDEAEVDVMIKILTTSWGFARGKLANPAPTQIHD; encoded by the coding sequence TTGTTCAAGCAGAAGGCCTTCGCCCTGCCCTTCGTCGAGCGTTGCCGATCGGGTATTTCGGTCCCCGGCGCCGAGGCATTAGTCCTGCCGCGGCCGCATGCCTGCGGCCCGCGCGAAGCCTTCATGATCGGACGCGAATTTGCGCATGTGCATCCCGCCTATGACGGTTCGTCGCACATGATGCTGCCGCTGGCGGCGGTTGAGGAACTCATCGCGAAGGGATGGGGCGAACAGCACCCGATGGCCTCGGCCGGATACATCCCGGCCAATGCGATCATGGCCTTTGCTCCACGCGATGAGGCAGAGGTCGATGTGATGATCAAAATCCTGACCACAAGCTGGGGTTTCGCGCGCGGCAAGCTGGCGAATCCCGCCCCCACCCAAATCCACGATTGA
- a CDS encoding class III extradiol ring-cleavage dioxygenase: protein MTERQPTVFVPHGGGPCFFMDWNPPDTWDRHRRFLEALPASLPAKPKALLVISGHWEERVFTVQTNSAPPLLFDYQGFPPHTYQLTWPALGDPTLAARASELLNGAGFETRADATRGFDHGVFVPLKVALPEADIPTVQLSLRDDLDAEAHLAAGRALAPLRDEGVLIIGSGNTYHNMGKMMRAMRGGPDGPVNGGDFDRWLTGAVTHEDPGARRAMLAAWDRAPGARDANPREEHLIPLHVVAGAALADRGEKTLEDHVLGAVESAFRFG from the coding sequence ATGACCGAAAGGCAGCCGACAGTGTTTGTTCCCCATGGAGGCGGCCCTTGCTTCTTCATGGACTGGAACCCGCCTGACACCTGGGACAGGCACCGCAGATTCCTTGAGGCTTTGCCTGCGAGCCTGCCGGCAAAGCCCAAGGCGCTTCTCGTGATCTCAGGCCATTGGGAGGAACGGGTGTTTACCGTGCAGACCAACTCCGCGCCGCCGCTGCTGTTCGACTATCAGGGGTTTCCCCCCCATACTTATCAGCTGACCTGGCCCGCGCTAGGCGATCCTACGCTGGCGGCCCGTGCAAGCGAGCTATTGAATGGCGCGGGTTTTGAAACCCGGGCCGACGCTACGCGTGGCTTCGATCATGGGGTGTTTGTTCCGCTAAAGGTGGCTTTGCCTGAGGCCGACATACCTACCGTCCAACTGAGCCTGCGCGACGATCTCGACGCTGAGGCGCATCTTGCTGCTGGTCGCGCGTTGGCGCCCTTGCGAGACGAAGGTGTTCTGATCATCGGGTCCGGCAACACCTATCACAACATGGGCAAGATGATGCGGGCGATGAGGGGCGGACCCGATGGCCCGGTGAACGGCGGCGACTTCGACCGATGGCTCACGGGTGCGGTGACCCATGAAGACCCCGGGGCGCGCCGCGCCATGCTGGCTGCTTGGGATCGGGCACCCGGCGCACGCGACGCCAATCCGCGCGAGGAACATCTAATTCCATTGCACGTCGTGGCCGGCGCCGCGCTTGCGGATCGGGGGGAAAAGACCCTCGAGGATCACGTATTGGGCGCGGTCGAAAGCGCGTTCAGATTTGGATAG
- a CDS encoding DoxX family protein, protein MSDNVAKYVYWIATGLVALVYLGAATFYISSHDMVAGMYREVLSYPTYIIWPLAILKIVGAVVILWRPSAMLADWAYAAMFWHLVLAFGAHVGAGDPGWPPALATWVLLIASWMTANRVRAVKSAYAPTFPTETN, encoded by the coding sequence ATGAGTGACAACGTGGCAAAGTATGTCTACTGGATCGCGACCGGCCTTGTGGCGCTGGTCTATCTGGGTGCGGCGACTTTCTACATCTCATCCCACGATATGGTCGCGGGCATGTATCGCGAGGTGTTGAGCTATCCCACATACATCATCTGGCCGCTCGCGATTTTGAAGATTGTCGGCGCGGTGGTGATTCTCTGGCGCCCTTCGGCGATGCTGGCGGACTGGGCTTACGCGGCGATGTTCTGGCATCTGGTGTTGGCGTTCGGGGCGCATGTGGGCGCGGGCGATCCAGGCTGGCCACCGGCTCTTGCGACCTGGGTGCTCCTGATCGCCTCGTGGATGACAGCCAATCGCGTGCGTGCGGTAAAGTCGGCATATGCGCCGACGTTTCCGACAGAGACGAATTAA